The Pseudomonas azadiae genome contains a region encoding:
- a CDS encoding NEL-type E3 ubiquitin ligase domain-containing protein: MRRLAKWRSQLFTPTLEERVKTLYPFATREEIDTYLPSLEDPQQLQRFEAREVEKVELKTELRSWAELSTPGEPEGSAGRRHNLANALIRLWEHNFKPDPEGFGLGLNGASLQGLLGNLRLKARFDHVLHLELIDAQLLDSDTPFLENFPRLVTLNLQGSRLTRLPQPVTRMIGLRELTLDNNPLQWDAASLAQLRHLPWLRHLSLSGNRLLSVAPDIGGMPFLRSLALRNTGIREWPEGLFARSRLAGFTLDLQNTAIDHVPQFLPWQPEAELVARTRLDRHRLTLDAENTFVGYRLAAGLDPLRTYEPQGNAAFWLDGEKPDHQPFLQKLWNELEQEHGAQGFFEVLKSLEQPEVFEDPRDQLRYQRSRRDLTSKVWHMLIVMQGDEALRARLFMLASNPVTCADAGLQVFNAMGVEFELHDVLHTWSGTEQALQLARLAKGKSRLERLNQVAQADIRERLKPVAEGGQGLRFSTQMVDGQPGTVDEVEIYLAYQSALKQRLGLPWVSDHMSYRATADVDAAKINAAHDSVLALEAGDGLVDGMLEQPFWDSYLRSAHADEFAAGIERANALIEPLDDLMFAQNEWASSSARSDTLKQRLLRLADALNVPHASVLSGEPMTPQTYERILADGFTGTQESERELARRLTREALQRLEAPAHTRR, translated from the coding sequence ATGCGCCGCCTGGCGAAATGGCGCTCGCAATTGTTTACACCGACCCTCGAAGAGCGGGTCAAGACGCTTTACCCCTTCGCCACCCGAGAGGAAATCGACACCTACCTGCCCAGCCTGGAAGACCCGCAACAGTTGCAGCGCTTCGAAGCCCGCGAAGTGGAAAAAGTCGAACTCAAGACCGAGCTGAGAAGCTGGGCCGAGCTGAGCACGCCCGGCGAGCCCGAAGGCAGCGCTGGACGCCGGCATAACCTGGCCAACGCCTTGATCCGGTTGTGGGAACACAACTTCAAGCCTGACCCGGAGGGATTTGGCCTCGGCTTGAACGGCGCCTCCCTGCAAGGCTTGCTCGGTAATCTGCGCCTCAAGGCCCGCTTCGACCACGTGCTGCACCTGGAGCTGATCGACGCCCAACTGCTGGATAGCGACACACCCTTCCTGGAAAATTTCCCCCGGCTAGTGACGCTCAACCTGCAAGGCAGCCGCTTGACGCGCCTGCCGCAGCCGGTGACCCGCATGATCGGCCTGCGGGAATTGACGCTGGACAACAACCCGCTGCAATGGGATGCCGCAAGCCTGGCGCAATTGCGGCACCTGCCGTGGCTGCGGCACTTGTCATTGAGCGGCAACCGCCTGCTGAGCGTGGCGCCGGACATCGGCGGCATGCCGTTCCTGCGTTCGCTCGCGCTGCGCAACACGGGCATCCGCGAATGGCCCGAGGGCTTGTTCGCACGCTCACGCCTGGCGGGTTTCACCCTTGACCTGCAAAACACCGCCATTGATCACGTCCCGCAATTTCTACCCTGGCAACCCGAAGCCGAGCTGGTGGCGCGCACCCGGCTGGACCGCCACCGGCTAACGCTGGACGCCGAGAACACCTTTGTCGGCTACCGCCTCGCGGCGGGGCTCGACCCCCTGCGCACGTACGAGCCTCAAGGCAACGCGGCCTTTTGGCTGGACGGCGAAAAACCCGACCACCAGCCCTTCTTGCAGAAGCTGTGGAACGAACTCGAACAGGAACACGGCGCCCAGGGCTTTTTCGAAGTGCTCAAAAGCCTGGAACAACCGGAGGTGTTCGAAGACCCGCGCGACCAGTTGCGTTACCAGCGCAGCCGCCGGGATCTGACCAGCAAGGTCTGGCACATGCTGATTGTGATGCAGGGCGACGAGGCCCTGCGCGCGCGTTTGTTCATGCTGGCGAGCAACCCGGTGACCTGCGCCGATGCAGGGTTGCAGGTGTTCAATGCGATGGGGGTGGAGTTCGAACTCCACGACGTGTTGCACACCTGGAGCGGCACCGAGCAGGCGTTGCAACTGGCGCGCCTGGCCAAGGGCAAGTCGCGCCTGGAACGCCTCAATCAAGTGGCGCAGGCGGATATCCGCGAGCGCCTCAAGCCAGTGGCCGAAGGCGGCCAGGGCTTGCGCTTTTCCACGCAGATGGTCGACGGGCAGCCGGGCACCGTGGATGAAGTGGAGATTTACCTGGCCTATCAAAGCGCACTCAAACAACGCCTGGGTTTGCCCTGGGTGTCGGACCACATGAGCTACCGCGCCACCGCCGATGTGGACGCTGCCAAGATCAATGCCGCCCATGACAGCGTCTTGGCGCTGGAGGCCGGCGACGGTCTGGTCGATGGCATGCTTGAACAACCCTTCTGGGACAGCTATCTGCGCAGCGCCCACGCCGATGAATTTGCCGCCGGCATCGAACGCGCGAATGCGCTGATCGAGCCGCTGGACGACTTGATGTTTGCGCAGAACGAGTGGGCCTCAAGCAGCGCACGCAGCGATACGCTCAAGCAACGCCTGTTGCGCCTGGCCGATGCGCTGAACGTGCCCCATGCGAGCGTGTTGAGCGGCGAGCCGATGACGCCGCAAACCTATGAACGAATCCTGGCCGACGGTTTTACCGGCACCCAAGAAAGTGAGCGTGAACTGGCGCGGCGCCTGACGCGCGAGGCGTTGCAGCGCCTGGAGGCGCCTGCCCATACGCGGCGGTGA
- a CDS encoding CS1 type fimbrial major subunit — MFNKAWCLALCLGLGLPQARAAVERETFEVSVTIPTADFYVLPVDPLLVQQEQVMPYNPVSSQLTPLRAQFDVKNVGGGIAARLDGEPFLYNGTRRIDLRVTFNAVELGLAPTEVVTSSDARPGKRVALEIAAIKPDDDYQPGRYYGTVHMVFDAVAP, encoded by the coding sequence ATGTTCAACAAAGCATGGTGCCTCGCGCTCTGCCTCGGCCTGGGCTTGCCCCAGGCGCGGGCCGCCGTCGAGCGCGAGACCTTCGAGGTGTCGGTGACCATTCCCACCGCCGACTTTTACGTACTGCCGGTGGACCCGCTGCTGGTGCAGCAGGAGCAAGTGATGCCGTACAACCCGGTGAGCTCGCAGCTGACGCCGCTGCGCGCGCAATTCGACGTGAAGAACGTCGGCGGTGGGATTGCCGCGCGGCTCGATGGCGAACCGTTTCTTTATAACGGCACCCGGCGCATCGACCTGCGCGTGACGTTCAACGCCGTGGAACTGGGCCTCGCCCCGACTGAAGTGGTGACCAGCAGCGATGCTCGCCCCGGCAAGCGCGTGGCCCTGGAAATTGCCGCGATCAAACCCGACGACGACTATCAGCCGGGGCGTTACTACGGAACCGTGCACATGGTGTTCGACGCCGTCGCCCCGTGA